The following proteins are encoded in a genomic region of Natronorubrum halophilum:
- a CDS encoding serine/threonine-protein kinase RIO2 — MVRNVAGLLPELDEEDFYLLSGVEQGMRFSEWVQREKLPKFSSLTAEEVDYRLERCLKRGLVEKKTIQYEGYTLQFEGYDILALRALVEQDTISEFGSPLGVGKESDVYEVRSYKPLALKYHREGYTNFREVHKERDYTSDNDHVSWMYTARKAAEREHEILEELYPDVSVPRPIGQNRHAIVMEKMDGVELSQTKLEDEQVLGVLDLLVSEVARAYENGYVHADMSEYNVFVSEEGVKIFDWPQAVPTGHENAAEFLRRDLTNLVGYFRRKYPQHVPDDLESDKIAESITDHSFETVTEIGS; from the coding sequence ATGGTCCGGAATGTTGCCGGTCTTCTACCGGAACTCGACGAAGAGGACTTCTATCTCCTTTCGGGGGTCGAACAGGGGATGCGCTTTTCAGAGTGGGTTCAACGGGAGAAGCTCCCGAAATTCTCCAGTTTGACCGCGGAGGAGGTCGACTACCGTCTCGAGCGCTGTCTCAAGCGGGGTCTGGTCGAGAAGAAGACGATCCAGTACGAAGGCTACACCCTCCAGTTCGAAGGCTACGATATTCTCGCCCTGCGAGCGCTCGTCGAGCAGGATACGATCAGCGAGTTCGGCTCGCCGCTGGGCGTCGGTAAGGAAAGCGACGTCTACGAAGTTCGATCATACAAGCCGCTCGCGTTGAAGTACCACCGCGAGGGGTACACGAACTTTCGCGAGGTCCACAAAGAGCGCGATTACACGTCGGACAACGATCACGTCTCCTGGATGTACACCGCCCGGAAGGCCGCCGAGCGGGAGCACGAGATCCTCGAGGAGCTGTATCCGGACGTCTCGGTCCCGCGCCCGATCGGCCAGAACCGCCACGCCATCGTCATGGAGAAGATGGACGGCGTCGAGCTCTCGCAGACGAAACTCGAGGACGAGCAGGTGCTGGGGGTCCTCGACCTGCTCGTGTCCGAGGTCGCACGCGCGTACGAGAACGGGTACGTGCACGCGGACATGAGCGAGTACAACGTCTTCGTCAGCGAGGAGGGCGTGAAAATCTTCGACTGGCCACAGGCCGTGCCGACGGGACACGAGAACGCGGCCGAGTTCCTCCGGCGCGATCTGACGAATCTCGTGGGCTATTTCCGCCGAAAGTATCCCCAGCACGTTCCGGACGACCTCGAGAGCGACAAGATAGCCGAGTCGATCACCGACCACTCGTTCGAAACGGTGACCGAGATCGGCTCGTAG
- a CDS encoding S8 family peptidase: MTDKDTTDRRTRRTVLKGVGTGVTGSVALSGTSAALDLGSVLDGLTTVGDTLVDDALDLTSEALQEVLVVFETNQDVVRLETLGVETAIGFDVLPIGYAELPGPLIETVAGWDAVRYVSSNYELEYHNDDAREDTNAGTVQAGSGLEAPYTGENAHVAVIDSGIDGGHSDLEANLEANYQYVGIPEVQSEPLWWQDVGSIDTDGSGHGTHCSGSVGGTGEESDGEYTGMAPDADLTVYSAGVGGLLIVYIVSAYDDLLRRQREGDHDVHVVSNSYGPTEDDQPFVPDDPVNVATWHAHEEGILPAFSAGNDGPEMGTLNQYAKAPHVLGVAATDGEGAVAEFSSRGRSQGGSYDADNYDRRVAYENLTEFHEDGSEDEVDGPLGLYRNGVAAKGEAVMSTLNPADPLNLIEPDDELYYGLMSGTSMSCPVTAGCAALVYDAAIEQRDNDGVPEPMDVLVTLEATAGESRHDAYTAASVGAGYVDALAAVERAEAGDLATFDEIDIASRSGD; encoded by the coding sequence ATGACTGACAAGGATACTACCGACCGACGGACTCGACGCACAGTACTCAAAGGAGTCGGCACCGGCGTTACAGGGAGCGTCGCGCTCTCCGGCACGAGCGCAGCGCTCGACCTCGGCAGCGTCCTCGACGGACTCACCACAGTCGGTGACACCCTCGTGGACGACGCGCTCGATCTCACGAGCGAGGCGCTCCAGGAGGTGTTAGTCGTCTTCGAAACGAACCAAGATGTCGTCCGCCTCGAAACACTCGGCGTCGAGACCGCGATCGGTTTCGACGTCCTTCCGATCGGCTACGCCGAACTCCCGGGTCCGCTCATCGAGACCGTCGCCGGCTGGGACGCGGTTCGATACGTTTCGTCGAACTACGAACTCGAGTACCACAACGACGACGCCCGCGAGGACACAAACGCGGGCACCGTGCAGGCCGGATCTGGACTCGAGGCACCGTATACCGGCGAAAACGCCCACGTCGCCGTCATCGACTCGGGAATCGACGGCGGCCATTCGGATCTTGAAGCGAATCTCGAGGCGAACTACCAGTACGTGGGTATTCCGGAGGTACAGAGCGAACCGCTCTGGTGGCAAGACGTCGGCTCGATCGATACCGACGGGAGTGGTCACGGCACCCACTGTTCCGGCAGCGTCGGCGGGACGGGCGAGGAGAGCGACGGCGAGTACACTGGGATGGCTCCCGACGCCGACCTGACGGTGTACTCCGCGGGCGTCGGCGGGTTGTTAATCGTCTACATCGTCTCGGCGTACGACGACCTCCTTCGCCGTCAACGTGAGGGTGACCACGACGTGCACGTCGTCTCGAACTCCTACGGACCGACAGAAGACGATCAGCCGTTCGTCCCCGATGACCCGGTGAACGTCGCCACCTGGCACGCTCACGAGGAGGGCATCCTCCCGGCGTTCTCGGCGGGCAACGACGGCCCCGAAATGGGCACCCTGAACCAGTATGCGAAGGCGCCGCACGTCCTGGGCGTCGCGGCGACCGACGGCGAGGGAGCCGTGGCCGAATTTTCCTCGCGCGGGCGCTCTCAGGGCGGCTCGTACGATGCGGACAACTACGACCGGCGAGTCGCCTACGAGAACCTCACCGAGTTCCACGAGGACGGCTCCGAGGACGAGGTCGACGGACCGCTCGGTCTCTACCGCAACGGCGTTGCCGCGAAAGGCGAAGCCGTGATGAGCACGCTCAATCCGGCCGACCCGTTGAACCTCATCGAACCCGACGACGAACTGTATTACGGACTCATGTCCGGCACCAGCATGTCCTGTCCCGTTACGGCCGGCTGCGCCGCGCTGGTCTACGACGCCGCTATTGAACAGCGTGACAACGACGGCGTGCCCGAACCGATGGACGTCCTCGTGACGCTCGAGGCGACCGCGGGCGAGTCTCGTCACGACGCGTACACTGCAGCGTCCGTCGGCGCGGGATACGTCGACGCCCTCGCAGCAGTCGAGCGCGCCGAAGCCGGCGACCTCGCAACGTTCGACGAGATCGACATCGCCTCGCGTAGCGGCGACTGA
- a CDS encoding 50S ribosomal protein L15e, whose translation MAQSFYSHIKEAWKDPDDGKLGELQWQRKQEWRKEGAIERIERPTRLDKARELGYKAKQGIIVTRVSVRKGTARKQRHKAGRRSKRQGVNRIGRRKNIQRIGEERVSRKYPNLRVLNSYWVGEDGSQKWFEVILVDPNHPAIQNDDDLNWICDSAHQNRAFRGLTNAGKANRGLNNRGKGAEKVRPSNNGGKGRAK comes from the coding sequence ATGGCACAAAGCTTCTACTCCCATATCAAGGAGGCATGGAAGGACCCCGACGACGGCAAGCTCGGGGAGCTGCAGTGGCAACGCAAACAGGAATGGCGGAAAGAGGGCGCGATCGAACGCATCGAGCGCCCCACCCGTCTCGACAAGGCGCGCGAACTCGGCTACAAGGCCAAACAGGGCATCATCGTGACCCGGGTTTCGGTCCGGAAGGGGACCGCCCGGAAGCAGCGACACAAAGCCGGTCGGCGCTCGAAGCGCCAGGGTGTCAACCGCATCGGGCGGCGCAAGAACATCCAGCGCATCGGCGAGGAGCGCGTCTCCCGGAAGTACCCGAACCTGCGGGTGCTCAACAGTTACTGGGTCGGTGAAGACGGCTCGCAGAAGTGGTTCGAAGTGATCCTCGTCGATCCGAACCACCCGGCCATCCAGAACGACGACGATCTCAACTGGATCTGCGACAGCGCCCACCAGAACCGCGCGTTCCGCGGCCTGACCAACGCGGGCAAGGCTAACCGCGGTCTCAACAACCGTGGCAAGGGTGCGGAGAAGGTCCGGCCGTCCAACAACGGCGGCAAGGGCCGCGCCAAGTAA
- a CDS encoding lipoate--protein ligase family protein, with translation MSDLADRDWRLIRDDPREGKLQMAIEEVAARTALEDDLRTVRVYSWEPSTLSLGYRQDADTVDWGYCEREGIDVTRRQTGGGGIYHDRDADISYTIVAPAEEVPGDLMDCYALFCEPILEGLRRMGVDADFAAVEQSSIYYPSCYLRDINPAHDVVAPASAGENAKKISGNAQYRQRDVVIQHGSISYDRRPDHHLGVFDTDLERATFTDRVTSIRDEAGIDRGEAVDTLATSLGEWCDGDESTWREGELEAAHALADRKFGADAWVRNREVLEASEQ, from the coding sequence ATGAGCGATCTCGCCGATCGGGACTGGCGGCTGATTCGGGACGATCCCCGCGAAGGGAAGTTGCAGATGGCTATCGAGGAGGTGGCCGCGCGGACGGCGCTCGAGGACGACCTGCGAACGGTCCGCGTCTACTCGTGGGAACCGAGCACGCTCTCGCTTGGCTACCGACAGGATGCGGACACGGTCGACTGGGGGTACTGCGAGCGAGAGGGTATCGACGTCACCCGTCGCCAGACCGGCGGCGGCGGGATCTATCACGATCGCGACGCCGACATCTCCTACACGATCGTCGCGCCGGCCGAGGAAGTCCCCGGCGACCTGATGGACTGCTATGCGCTGTTCTGTGAGCCGATCCTCGAGGGGTTACGACGCATGGGCGTCGACGCCGACTTCGCCGCCGTCGAGCAGTCGTCGATCTACTACCCCTCGTGTTACCTGCGGGACATCAACCCGGCCCACGACGTCGTCGCACCCGCGAGCGCGGGCGAGAATGCGAAGAAAATCAGCGGAAACGCGCAGTATCGACAGCGAGACGTCGTTATCCAACACGGCTCGATCAGTTACGATCGCAGACCGGACCACCATCTCGGCGTCTTCGACACGGATCTCGAGCGCGCGACGTTCACCGACCGGGTGACGAGCATCCGTGATGAGGCGGGAATCGACCGCGGGGAAGCCGTCGATACGCTCGCGACATCGCTGGGAGAGTGGTGCGACGGCGACGAGTCGACCTGGCGCGAAGGCGAACTCGAGGCGGCTCACGCCCTCGCCGACCGAAAGTTCGGTGCCGACGCGTGGGTTCGGAATCGAGAGGTGCTCGAAGCGAGCGAGCAATGA